A DNA window from Pseudoalteromonas spongiae UST010723-006 contains the following coding sequences:
- the rsxD gene encoding electron transport complex subunit RsxD produces the protein MQLSLSSSPHKHSHKSLGALMLKVAFAASLGIACQAYFFGFGVIIQLLLAIITAIAAEAFVLKLRKRNIKSALSDYSAVLTAVLLAISIPPLAPWWVIVIGTAFAIIFVKQLYGGLGFNLFNPAMAGYVLLLISFPVQMTTWSPPIELAFNQHTLLDEISVIFTGITQSGLTTEQLRLGVDGVSMATPLDTLKISLSKGLTTSESLQNPIFGELAGIGWQWVNLAYLLGGIYLLKARVINWHIPVSFIASLAICASIGVMFHPGVSTGPVLHLFSGATMLAAFFIATDPVSASTTNKGRLIYGALIGLLVYLIRTYGGYPDAVAFSVLLLNMAVPLIDFYTQPKVYGAKEQ, from the coding sequence GTGCAATTATCCTTAAGCAGCTCGCCACACAAACACAGCCATAAGTCGCTCGGTGCACTTATGCTCAAAGTTGCCTTTGCAGCAAGCCTAGGCATTGCCTGTCAGGCTTACTTTTTTGGTTTTGGTGTAATTATTCAATTATTGCTGGCAATTATCACTGCGATTGCGGCCGAAGCTTTTGTGCTAAAACTACGTAAGCGCAATATAAAATCCGCGTTAAGCGATTATAGCGCGGTACTTACTGCCGTGTTACTTGCTATCAGTATACCGCCGCTTGCGCCTTGGTGGGTGATTGTTATTGGTACCGCGTTTGCCATTATTTTTGTTAAACAACTGTATGGCGGCCTTGGTTTTAATTTATTTAACCCTGCGATGGCAGGCTATGTGCTGTTGTTAATTTCGTTTCCGGTACAAATGACAACATGGTCACCTCCCATTGAACTTGCATTTAATCAACATACCCTGTTAGATGAAATTAGCGTTATCTTTACTGGCATAACCCAAAGCGGACTCACAACAGAGCAGTTAAGACTCGGCGTAGATGGCGTGTCTATGGCAACCCCACTCGATACGCTAAAAATTAGTCTTAGCAAAGGGCTCACCACCTCAGAAAGTTTGCAAAACCCAATTTTTGGCGAACTTGCTGGAATCGGTTGGCAATGGGTTAATCTAGCATACCTATTAGGCGGCATTTATTTATTAAAAGCGCGCGTTATTAACTGGCATATTCCAGTAAGCTTTATAGCTAGCCTTGCTATTTGTGCCAGCATTGGTGTGATGTTTCACCCAGGTGTTAGTACCGGTCCTGTGCTTCATTTATTTAGTGGCGCAACCATGTTAGCTGCATTTTTTATTGCCACCGACCCGGTGTCTGCATCAACAACGAATAAAGGCCGTTTAATTTACGGTGCCTTAATTGGCCTGTTGGTTTACCTTATTCGTACTTATGGTGGATACCCTGACGCTGTTGCGTTCTCTGTATTGTTACTCAATATGGCGGTGCCTTTAATTGACTTCTACACGCAGCCAAAAGTGTATGGCGCTAAGGAGCAATAA
- a CDS encoding MATE family efflux transporter yields the protein MQQSKSQSANSAASLLEAPIEKTLVKMTVPMIFGMITLMLFNIVDTFFVSMLGTEQLAAISFTFPVTFTVISLAIGLSIATSAIIAKALGANNHAEARFDGAVALIVSALLVVVTSFIGYLLITPIFTLLGATPELLVYIRDYMTVWFIGSALLITPMIGNAVLRASGDTKTPSIIMGGAGVINAILDPILIFGFGPVPAMGIKGAAIASVIAWSFGVAFILYLLIIKRKLVAWEKCQQSFMTATVKMLKIGVPAASANMLTPIAMAIMTAIVASYGAHAVAAFGVGSRIESIASIVVLALSMTLPPFISQNFGANRYDRVEAAYMASLKFVLIWQFVIYLVLIALSGVISHIFAEEQSVIDVIKLFIYILPLGYGLQGIIILTNSSLNALHKPMHALVLSIVRLFVFYLPFAYVGSLIGDLQGLFIGALVGNLFTACVSYTWFKKQLTKCHNSIVPHTV from the coding sequence ATGCAACAGTCTAAATCGCAATCAGCAAATAGCGCCGCATCGCTTCTCGAAGCGCCGATTGAAAAAACACTTGTTAAAATGACCGTGCCAATGATTTTCGGCATGATCACCTTAATGTTGTTTAATATTGTCGATACTTTTTTTGTCAGTATGTTGGGCACAGAACAACTTGCTGCAATTAGTTTTACCTTTCCGGTTACATTTACGGTTATCAGCCTTGCAATAGGCCTCAGTATCGCCACATCGGCAATAATTGCTAAAGCACTTGGTGCAAATAATCACGCTGAAGCGCGTTTCGATGGTGCAGTCGCATTAATCGTGTCTGCATTGTTAGTTGTGGTGACGTCATTTATTGGCTATTTACTGATCACACCGATTTTTACATTACTTGGCGCGACACCAGAACTGCTGGTTTATATTCGTGATTATATGACGGTTTGGTTTATCGGCAGCGCGCTACTTATTACCCCAATGATTGGTAACGCCGTTTTGCGTGCTAGCGGCGATACTAAAACACCCAGCATTATTATGGGCGGGGCGGGGGTGATAAACGCAATCTTGGACCCTATTTTAATTTTTGGCTTTGGACCAGTGCCTGCCATGGGCATTAAAGGTGCTGCGATTGCGAGTGTTATTGCCTGGTCATTTGGTGTTGCCTTTATTCTTTATCTACTGATTATTAAACGCAAACTTGTGGCTTGGGAAAAGTGTCAGCAAAGCTTTATGACTGCAACGGTAAAAATGCTAAAAATTGGCGTACCAGCAGCCAGTGCAAATATGCTAACGCCGATAGCAATGGCAATTATGACTGCGATTGTCGCAAGCTATGGCGCGCATGCGGTGGCGGCATTTGGTGTGGGAAGTCGTATCGAATCAATCGCCAGTATTGTGGTGTTAGCACTTTCTATGACACTACCACCTTTTATTAGCCAAAATTTCGGTGCAAATCGTTACGACCGTGTTGAGGCAGCTTATATGGCGAGCCTGAAGTTTGTACTTATATGGCAGTTCGTTATTTACCTAGTGCTTATCGCGTTAAGTGGTGTGATAAGCCATATATTTGCTGAAGAGCAAAGTGTTATCGATGTGATAAAACTGTTTATCTACATTTTACCGTTAGGCTACGGTTTGCAGGGTATTATAATTTTAACTAATTCATCATTAAACGCATTACACAAGCCAATGCACGCGCTGGTACTTAGTATTGTACGCTTATTTGTGTTTTATTTGCCATTTGCCTATGTCGGTAGTTTAATCGGCGACTTACAAGGGCTATTTATTGGTGCGTTAGTGGGTAACTTATTCACAGCATGCGTTTCATACACATGGTTTAAAAAGCAGTTAACCAAATGCCATAATAGTATTGTGCCACACACTGTTTAG
- the uvrB gene encoding excinuclease ABC subunit UvrB, with translation MSKENVSDFKLVSPFKPNGDQPTAIAQLVDGLEAGLAHQTLLGATGTGKTFTMANVIAELNRPTIILAHNKTLAAQLYGEMKEFFPENAVEYFVSYYDYYQPEAYVVASDTFIEKDASINDHIEQMRLSATKALLERQDVIIVASVSAIYGLGDPDSYLKMMLLIKQGDTIDQRDLLRRLAELQYTRNDIDFQRGTYRVRGEVIDIFPAESETMAIRVEMFDDEVDRLSIFDPLTGAVERHIIRATIYPKTHYVTPREKILAAIDNIKEELKIRRKQLLDNNRLVEEQRVAQRTQYDIEMMSELGYCSGIENYSRYLSGRAPGEPPPTLLDYLPDEALMIIDESHVTVSQVGAMYRGDRSRKENLVEYGFRLPSALDNRPLKFEEFEAISPQTIYVSATPGDYELERSNNEVAEQVIRPTGLLDPELEIRPVGTQVDDLLSEIYKRVELNERVLVTTLTKRMAEDLSDYLNDHDVKVRYLHSDIDTVERVEIIRDLRAGVFDVLVGINLLREGLDMPEVSLVAILDADKEGFLRSTRSLIQTIGRAARHINGRAILYADRITDSMKRAIDETERRRSIQHQYNLDNGITPQALNKKITDIMDVGEQVDDAPKASKRTVSKATAEILSADEINKKIKQLESEMLAFARDLEFEKAASVRDQIQQLHQELINA, from the coding sequence ATGAGTAAAGAAAATGTTTCAGATTTCAAATTGGTATCGCCCTTTAAACCCAATGGCGATCAACCCACTGCCATCGCGCAACTAGTTGATGGACTCGAAGCAGGATTGGCCCACCAAACCTTACTGGGTGCTACCGGTACAGGTAAAACCTTTACCATGGCGAATGTTATTGCAGAGCTAAATCGCCCGACCATTATTTTGGCGCATAACAAAACCCTAGCAGCTCAGCTATACGGTGAGATGAAAGAGTTCTTTCCTGAAAATGCCGTGGAGTACTTTGTTTCTTACTACGACTATTACCAGCCAGAAGCGTATGTAGTTGCAAGTGATACCTTTATTGAGAAAGATGCTTCAATAAACGACCACATCGAACAAATGCGTTTATCTGCAACCAAAGCGTTGCTTGAGCGACAAGACGTTATTATTGTTGCTTCAGTTTCGGCAATTTACGGTTTGGGCGATCCTGACTCTTATTTAAAGATGATGTTACTGATAAAGCAAGGTGACACCATAGATCAGCGTGACTTACTGCGCCGACTTGCTGAACTGCAATACACCCGCAATGACATTGATTTTCAACGTGGTACCTATCGTGTGCGCGGCGAAGTAATAGATATTTTTCCTGCTGAATCTGAAACCATGGCTATTCGCGTTGAAATGTTTGACGATGAAGTGGACCGCTTAAGCATTTTTGATCCACTTACAGGCGCGGTGGAACGGCATATTATTCGCGCCACAATTTACCCGAAAACCCACTATGTAACGCCGCGTGAAAAGATTTTAGCGGCAATAGACAACATTAAAGAAGAGTTGAAAATTCGTCGTAAACAGTTACTTGATAATAACCGTTTAGTTGAAGAGCAGCGCGTTGCACAGCGTACCCAATATGATATTGAAATGATGAGCGAGCTGGGATATTGCTCGGGCATTGAAAACTACTCGCGTTATTTATCGGGCCGGGCACCTGGCGAGCCACCACCGACATTGCTTGATTACTTGCCTGATGAAGCGTTAATGATTATTGATGAATCACACGTAACTGTATCGCAAGTAGGCGCAATGTATCGTGGCGATCGCAGTCGTAAAGAAAACCTTGTGGAATATGGCTTTCGTTTACCATCGGCACTTGATAATCGTCCGTTAAAGTTTGAAGAATTCGAAGCGATTTCGCCGCAAACGATTTATGTGTCGGCAACGCCTGGCGATTATGAATTAGAACGCTCCAATAACGAAGTAGCCGAGCAAGTTATTCGTCCAACAGGCCTATTAGATCCGGAACTTGAAATTCGCCCAGTCGGAACGCAAGTGGATGATTTATTATCTGAAATTTATAAGCGTGTTGAGCTAAACGAGCGTGTATTAGTTACCACATTAACCAAACGCATGGCTGAGGATTTATCCGATTATTTAAATGATCACGATGTAAAAGTGCGTTACCTTCACTCTGATATAGATACCGTTGAACGTGTTGAAATTATTCGTGACTTACGTGCGGGTGTATTTGATGTGCTGGTCGGAATTAACTTGCTTCGTGAAGGGTTAGATATGCCAGAAGTGTCTTTGGTGGCGATTTTAGATGCTGACAAGGAAGGTTTCTTGCGTTCAACCCGGTCGCTTATTCAGACCATTGGTCGTGCTGCCCGTCATATTAACGGCCGCGCAATTCTATATGCGGATCGCATAACAGATTCGATGAAGCGGGCAATTGACGAAACCGAACGTAGACGCAGTATTCAGCACCAATACAACTTAGATAACGGCATTACGCCACAAGCCCTGAATAAGAAAATCACCGACATTATGGACGTGGGTGAACAAGTTGATGATGCGCCGAAAGCAAGTAAGAGAACGGTCAGTAAAGCGACCGCTGAAATTTTATCAGCCGATGAAATTAACAAGAAAATCAAACAGCTTGAATCTGAAATGTTGGCGTTTGCCCGAGACCTTGAATTTGAAAAGGCAGCAAGCGTACGCGATCAAATTCAACAATTACATCAAGAATTAATAAATGCCTAA
- the rsxA gene encoding electron transport complex subunit RsxA has product MTEYLLLLIATVLVNNFVLVQFLGLCPFMGVSGKLDTAIGMSLATTFVLTLASVTSYLVNQYILIPLELTFLRTMSFILVIAVVVQFTEMVVRKTSPTLYRLLGIFLPLITTNCAVLGVALLNTREQHSFLQSAIYGFGAAVGFSLVLVLFAAMRERLAAADVPAPFKGASIAMITAGLMSLAFLGFTGLVKL; this is encoded by the coding sequence ATGACCGAATACCTACTGTTACTCATTGCCACAGTATTAGTAAACAACTTTGTTTTGGTACAGTTCTTAGGCCTGTGCCCGTTTATGGGTGTGTCTGGCAAGCTGGATACCGCAATTGGTATGTCTCTTGCGACTACTTTTGTACTCACGTTGGCATCAGTCACCAGTTACCTCGTAAATCAATATATTCTTATACCGCTCGAGCTCACTTTTCTGCGCACTATGAGCTTTATTTTAGTAATCGCAGTTGTTGTGCAATTTACCGAAATGGTGGTACGTAAAACCAGCCCGACATTGTATCGCTTACTGGGTATATTTTTACCGTTAATCACCACCAACTGTGCGGTACTTGGCGTAGCGCTATTAAACACCCGTGAGCAACACTCATTTTTACAATCGGCAATTTACGGCTTTGGCGCCGCAGTCGGTTTTTCATTGGTACTTGTTTTATTTGCGGCAATGCGCGAGCGATTAGCGGCAGCAGACGTACCAGCCCCATTTAAAGGCGCGTCTATCGCCATGATCACAGCTGGTTTAATGTCGTTGGCATTTCTTGGCTTCACCGGACTGGTAAAACTGTAA
- the rsxB gene encoding electron transport complex subunit RsxB, with protein MTLFYALLALGGLALLFGAILGFAAIRYKIDGNPIVEQIDEILPQTQCGQCGYPGCRPYAEAIANGDDVNKCPPGGEATVQKLADLMGVEAKPLAGGEEKEPIKTVAYIREDECIGCTKCIQACPVDAIVGATRQMHTVLIDECTGCDLCVEPCPVDCIDMVPVKTTSKNWKWDLQAIPVTNID; from the coding sequence ATGACTTTATTCTACGCCCTACTCGCCTTAGGCGGTTTAGCGCTGTTATTTGGCGCAATTCTTGGCTTTGCCGCAATTCGCTATAAAATTGACGGCAACCCTATCGTCGAACAAATCGATGAAATATTACCGCAAACGCAATGCGGTCAGTGTGGCTACCCTGGCTGTCGCCCTTATGCAGAAGCCATTGCTAATGGTGACGACGTTAACAAGTGCCCACCGGGAGGCGAAGCAACGGTACAAAAGCTCGCGGATTTAATGGGAGTTGAAGCCAAACCGCTTGCTGGCGGCGAAGAAAAAGAACCGATTAAAACAGTTGCCTACATTCGAGAAGATGAATGTATTGGCTGTACTAAATGCATTCAAGCATGTCCTGTTGATGCCATTGTCGGCGCAACACGCCAAATGCACACGGTATTAATTGACGAATGTACAGGGTGCGATCTGTGCGTTGAACCTTGTCCGGTAGACTGCATCGACATGGTGCCAGTTAAAACCACAAGTAAAAACTGGAAATGGGACTTACAAGCCATTCCAGTAACAAATATCGATTAG
- the rsxC gene encoding electron transport complex subunit RsxC has translation MESILEQIERGKLWSIPGGVHPAPNKASSTQQPIKRLPLPESLTIPLKQHIGDNGRLLVKTGDRVLKGQALTEPAGHWSVPVHAPTSGTISEIAMKPTTHPSALPEPSVVLLPDGEDTWCELSPWPDFYAKSDQEIVTRIHSAGISGMGGAGFPAYVKAQPKNEIEFLIINGVECEPYISADDMLMREHASELIKGIEVLRKLYQPTKILIGIEDDKPEAIAALKKACENDHYTQVCPVPTKYPSGGEKQLIQLLTSKHVPQGGIPSDIGMVVHNVGTIFAIYQAIYEGKPLIERVVTVTGETISTPGNVWSLLGTPIKFLLEQSGFQPQQWQRVIMGGPMMGFTLPSVRLPIIKTSNCVLAPSEHEMPMPGEEKACIRCSACADACPATLLPQQLQWFAKSKEYDKLEEHNLFDCIECGACAYVCPSEIPLVQYYRVAKAEIRQEREDKVKAERAKERFEARNERLKREQEERQNRHKRAATRTNDDAKSKVEEASKRVSSNDKSAAVQAALARAKAKRSDNGEPDNSEMAKLREERKAQARAYKEEKPAATSNDSKKDAVAAAIARAKAKKAEQTNEQDVKDNTSDPRKAAVAAAIARAKAKKEVKGSDDDANNSATNETDTSSDNDPRKAAVAAAIARAKAKKAAQQAEEPSTETLDETKAQDASESTSDDPRKAAVAAAIARAKAKKAAKQAEESSTEALNETKAQDADESTDDDPRKAAVAAAIARAKAKKAAKQAEESSAKALDETETQDADESASDDSRKAAVAAAIARAKAKKAAKQTEESSVKELDETEIQDADESADDDPRKAAVAAAIARAKAKKAAKQAAEQNDLPQSNDNDVEQQDNLAAVETTEKPKLDAEAKKKAAIAAAIAKAKAKKAQQDKGSE, from the coding sequence GTGGAATCTATTTTAGAACAAATTGAACGTGGTAAGCTTTGGTCGATTCCGGGCGGTGTACACCCTGCCCCGAATAAAGCGAGTTCAACACAACAACCAATTAAGCGCTTACCGTTACCTGAAAGTTTAACTATTCCGCTTAAGCAACACATTGGCGATAACGGGCGTTTGCTCGTTAAAACGGGTGATCGTGTATTAAAAGGTCAAGCCTTAACCGAACCTGCAGGCCACTGGAGCGTGCCTGTACATGCACCAACCTCTGGTACTATCAGCGAAATCGCGATGAAGCCAACCACACACCCAAGTGCATTGCCTGAGCCGAGTGTAGTATTACTGCCAGATGGTGAAGACACATGGTGTGAACTATCTCCATGGCCTGACTTTTATGCCAAATCTGACCAAGAGATTGTAACCCGTATTCACAGTGCCGGTATCAGCGGTATGGGCGGTGCGGGTTTTCCTGCATATGTTAAAGCCCAGCCTAAAAATGAAATAGAATTTCTAATCATTAACGGTGTTGAATGCGAGCCATATATCAGCGCCGATGACATGCTGATGCGTGAGCATGCTAGCGAGTTAATTAAAGGCATTGAGGTATTACGCAAACTTTATCAGCCAACCAAAATTTTAATTGGTATTGAAGACGATAAGCCTGAAGCGATCGCTGCACTGAAAAAAGCCTGTGAAAATGACCACTATACTCAAGTATGCCCGGTGCCAACTAAATACCCATCGGGCGGTGAAAAGCAACTTATTCAACTGTTAACGTCAAAACATGTACCACAAGGTGGGATCCCATCTGATATTGGTATGGTGGTTCATAATGTCGGTACTATTTTCGCTATTTATCAGGCCATATACGAAGGCAAACCGCTTATTGAGCGTGTTGTAACGGTAACAGGTGAAACCATTTCAACACCCGGTAATGTTTGGAGTTTACTCGGTACACCAATCAAGTTCTTGCTCGAACAAAGCGGCTTTCAGCCACAGCAGTGGCAACGTGTAATTATGGGCGGTCCAATGATGGGCTTTACCTTACCGAGCGTACGCCTTCCAATAATAAAAACCAGTAACTGCGTGCTCGCGCCAAGTGAACATGAAATGCCGATGCCCGGTGAAGAAAAAGCCTGTATTCGCTGCAGTGCGTGCGCCGACGCCTGCCCTGCTACACTACTACCACAGCAGCTACAATGGTTTGCCAAAAGTAAAGAATACGACAAGTTAGAAGAACATAACTTATTTGACTGTATTGAATGCGGTGCGTGTGCCTATGTGTGCCCAAGTGAAATTCCACTGGTGCAATATTACCGTGTTGCCAAGGCAGAAATTCGTCAAGAGCGCGAAGATAAGGTTAAAGCAGAACGTGCAAAAGAGCGTTTTGAAGCACGTAATGAACGTTTGAAGCGCGAACAAGAAGAACGCCAAAACCGACACAAACGCGCGGCAACACGAACGAACGATGACGCTAAGTCGAAAGTTGAAGAAGCCTCGAAACGAGTTTCATCAAATGATAAAAGTGCAGCTGTTCAAGCAGCTTTAGCGCGCGCTAAAGCAAAACGTTCAGATAATGGTGAGCCAGATAATTCTGAAATGGCAAAGCTGCGTGAAGAACGAAAAGCACAAGCTCGCGCATATAAAGAAGAAAAACCAGCAGCGACAAGTAATGACAGTAAGAAAGATGCCGTTGCAGCTGCAATAGCACGTGCAAAAGCGAAAAAAGCCGAGCAAACAAACGAGCAAGATGTAAAAGATAATACGAGCGACCCGCGTAAAGCAGCCGTCGCCGCAGCAATAGCTCGCGCCAAAGCTAAAAAAGAAGTGAAAGGTTCCGATGACGATGCCAATAATAGCGCTACTAATGAAACGGACACATCGAGCGATAACGATCCACGTAAAGCCGCTGTTGCCGCTGCTATTGCTCGTGCAAAGGCTAAAAAGGCTGCACAGCAGGCTGAAGAACCATCAACTGAAACGCTTGATGAAACCAAGGCTCAAGACGCAAGCGAAAGCACCAGTGATGATCCACGTAAAGCAGCAGTCGCCGCTGCTATCGCTCGTGCAAAAGCCAAAAAGGCAGCAAAGCAGGCTGAAGAATCATCAACTGAAGCGCTAAATGAAACCAAAGCTCAAGACGCAGACGAAAGCACCGATGATGATCCGCGTAAAGCCGCTGTTGCCGCAGCTATCGCTCGTGCAAAAGCCAAGAAGGCTGCAAAGCAGGCTGAAGAATCATCAGCAAAAGCGCTAGATGAAACGGAAACCCAAGACGCAGACGAAAGCGCCAGTGATGATTCACGTAAAGCAGCTGTTGCCGCTGCTATTGCTCGTGCAAAAGCTAAAAAAGCTGCAAAGCAAACTGAAGAATCATCAGTAAAAGAGCTAGATGAAACGGAAATTCAAGACGCAGACGAAAGCGCCGATGATGATCCACGTAAAGCCGCAGTCGCTGCCGCTATTGCTCGTGCAAAAGCCAAAAAAGCAGCCAAGCAAGCGGCTGAGCAAAACGACTTGCCACAATCGAACGATAACGATGTGGAGCAACAAGATAACCTAGCTGCAGTTGAGACAACTGAGAAACCAAAACTCGATGCTGAAGCGAAGAAAAAGGCAGCGATAGCCGCTGCAATCGCAAAGGCTAAAGCCAAAAAAGCGCAACAAGATAAAGGATCGGAATAA
- the rsxG gene encoding electron transport complex subunit RsxG — MLSKSISKNALILGAFAIASTAVVTLTYIATKPAIEHNKQQKLMTTLGQVISESDYDNTLYLDCAQIKEDYLNHASVTKVYRAKSGDKPVAVVLQSTAPDGYSGNIEILSAIYIDGTIAGVRVIEHKETPGLGDKVEIRRSDWITSFDGKRPTSIKDTSWAVKKDGGQFDAFTGATITPRAVINAVKRASLYTQNQHQALFNQDNLCGVNND; from the coding sequence ATGTTATCTAAATCAATTTCTAAAAACGCACTAATTTTAGGCGCGTTTGCAATTGCCAGCACTGCGGTAGTAACCCTTACTTACATCGCAACTAAGCCTGCGATTGAACACAATAAACAGCAAAAACTAATGACAACATTAGGCCAAGTTATTAGTGAAAGTGACTACGACAACACACTTTATTTAGATTGTGCGCAGATTAAAGAAGATTATTTAAATCACGCGAGTGTTACCAAAGTTTATCGCGCTAAAAGTGGTGATAAGCCCGTCGCAGTGGTTCTACAATCAACTGCACCAGATGGTTACAGCGGTAATATTGAAATTCTTTCTGCCATTTATATTGATGGCACAATAGCTGGTGTACGCGTTATTGAACACAAGGAAACGCCAGGGCTTGGTGATAAAGTAGAAATTCGTCGCTCAGACTGGATAACCAGTTTTGATGGCAAACGCCCTACTTCAATTAAAGATACGTCATGGGCAGTAAAAAAAGATGGTGGTCAATTTGACGCATTTACAGGTGCAACAATCACGCCTCGCGCCGTGATTAATGCCGTTAAACGTGCAAGTCTTTATACCCAAAATCAGCATCAAGCGCTGTTTAATCAAGATAATTTATGCGGAGTAAATAATGACTGA
- a CDS encoding EAL domain-containing protein, which yields MAGLTRFITIQVFFCLLATALTGYMLNSALHQYANSQQLKVQRAIDLELAQITTEQDIEAFAKNIKLQYNLDKLVIKDKENETIFSNQGNLNYLPFLVKHLQNYKPFIRSQHGAGSDLGLKIEFTLRLQQTAEIVQNAFLILFLIILVLTLVPFITLKLTLMQASNRMGDAISNMVDKYIENDSKDGKLDSSLADNAVSNIFPSIVRLNGFLKRKQKDIESSALDIKREAYKDTVTGLGNRNLFIEHYEHQIENADKPCFGTLAVIRCTELNLINQTRGYQQGDEYIKDVSDLITQAIGTYSGSTSYRLNSSDFAVLLINVPIKEAEKLGEVLQSKFTEFQQHVELTSVANTGIVSFETGKPLSPLLAQVDTALSLAQSKTTNGYHIQKESDIIDNVSASFGNQNWRQVIDDVLNNNRIQLMIQTIMPTSRSAKAYSEIFARFKTSDEHILPTSSFLAMSEKLNQHAHVDRLVIEEAINAIKTRNLNDQFFGVNVSAKSAHDEQFSIWLERRLLKDNAIAAKLIFEVSEFGLQQNVKASKRFIDMIHRVGARITVERFGVGLTSFKFFRDLKPDFIKMDATYTRGLEEDKNNQYFMRLMVDLAHRIGVTVLAEGVESQEEKHIIEQLCLDGAQGYYIEKPKEI from the coding sequence ATGGCAGGATTAACTCGCTTTATTACAATCCAAGTATTTTTTTGCTTGCTAGCAACAGCACTTACTGGATATATGCTTAATTCAGCGTTGCATCAATATGCAAACTCGCAACAATTAAAAGTGCAAAGAGCAATCGATCTTGAACTCGCTCAAATAACGACTGAGCAAGATATCGAAGCATTCGCAAAGAATATAAAGTTACAGTACAACCTTGATAAATTAGTCATTAAAGACAAAGAAAATGAAACTATTTTCAGCAATCAAGGCAACTTAAACTACCTGCCCTTTTTAGTAAAACACCTACAAAATTACAAACCGTTTATTCGCTCTCAACATGGCGCGGGAAGCGATTTAGGTCTTAAAATCGAGTTTACGCTACGCCTACAGCAAACCGCTGAAATCGTACAAAATGCGTTTTTGATTTTATTTTTGATCATTTTAGTGCTCACCCTTGTGCCTTTTATCACGTTAAAGCTGACATTAATGCAAGCGTCAAATCGTATGGGCGATGCCATTTCAAATATGGTCGATAAGTACATTGAAAATGACAGTAAAGATGGCAAACTCGACTCATCTCTTGCTGATAACGCAGTGAGCAATATTTTTCCGAGCATTGTTCGCTTAAATGGCTTTTTAAAGCGCAAGCAAAAAGACATTGAATCCTCTGCCCTTGATATTAAACGTGAAGCCTACAAAGACACTGTGACAGGGCTAGGCAACCGTAATTTATTTATAGAGCACTACGAACACCAAATTGAAAACGCCGATAAACCGTGTTTCGGTACCCTTGCCGTTATACGCTGTACTGAATTGAACTTAATAAACCAAACGCGCGGTTATCAGCAAGGCGATGAATACATTAAAGATGTGTCAGATCTCATCACCCAAGCTATTGGCACTTACTCTGGCAGCACCAGTTATCGCTTAAATAGTTCAGACTTCGCAGTACTGTTAATCAACGTACCAATTAAAGAAGCAGAAAAACTTGGCGAAGTACTGCAAAGTAAATTCACTGAATTTCAACAACACGTTGAACTTACCAGTGTCGCAAATACCGGTATTGTGTCTTTTGAAACAGGCAAGCCACTTAGCCCACTATTGGCGCAAGTAGATACTGCTCTTAGCCTTGCACAAAGTAAAACCACAAATGGCTACCATATTCAAAAAGAAAGCGACATAATTGATAATGTTTCAGCAAGTTTTGGTAATCAAAATTGGCGTCAAGTGATTGATGATGTATTAAACAACAATCGCATTCAGTTAATGATCCAAACCATTATGCCAACCAGTCGTAGTGCTAAGGCCTACTCTGAGATATTCGCGCGTTTTAAAACGTCTGACGAACACATTTTGCCAACCTCTTCGTTCTTAGCAATGAGTGAAAAGCTCAATCAACACGCACATGTAGACCGTCTTGTTATCGAAGAAGCAATTAATGCAATTAAAACGCGTAACCTGAACGACCAGTTTTTCGGTGTAAACGTATCGGCTAAAAGCGCTCACGACGAGCAGTTTTCGATTTGGCTTGAACGTCGCTTACTAAAAGATAATGCCATTGCCGCTAAATTAATTTTTGAAGTGAGTGAATTCGGTTTACAACAAAACGTAAAAGCATCAAAACGCTTTATTGATATGATCCACCGTGTAGGTGCGCGTATTACCGTTGAACGTTTTGGTGTTGGCTTAACCTCATTTAAGTTTTTCCGCGATTTAAAACCTGATTTTATTAAAATGGATGCAACCTACACGCGCGGCTTAGAAGAAGATAAAAACAACCAGTACTTTATGCGTTTAATGGTTGATTTGGCTCACCGCATTGGCGTTACTGTACTTGCCGAAGGAGTCGAAAGCCAAGAAGAAAAACACATTATTGAACAACTGTGTTTAGATGGTGCACAAGGCTATTACATCGAAAAGCCCAAAGAGATTTAA